In Anaerolineales bacterium, one DNA window encodes the following:
- a CDS encoding GAF domain-containing protein, which yields MSSNNQRINPEEATRRLYKNWREGFAVPLLIGVLIFGAAALIPAVSASGSAVINTVFIATYVLTGLVTIVRFAYIVRMSVFLTSVYVIGLSELITHGILGDSLFFFLALIIFSTILFSPRAGILMIAANILTFILFGWLILGGQVMPLNPNAPPARVEDWLSASAAIIMFGAVIILGFQRLEKEFLEAQTQIDTTLNTLTEERNNLETKVLERTDQLRKVNEVGRALAAILDPNELLPRAARLIESEFECYYTAFFFLDGTGQWAELKEASGEAGKVLRENKHHLDVNGKSMVAKAIRTKRGQIALESDTEQMRLDNPLLPYTRSQIALPLVLGDKVRGVLEMHSTRENAFAPQDVDAYQNLANEIAIALENSRLFQEAQQSLLEMRATQRQYLQSAWQSLSSENPNMEYALGDLDPINDQEIEFPLSLRDQIIGQIHLANTSEWTAEQKNLIETIATQATLALENARLVEESQFVAARERIANEIIAKIWSSTSTDNILQTAVRELGRTLEAAEVEIEVSMGDENE from the coding sequence ATGTCTTCCAATAACCAGAGGATAAACCCGGAAGAGGCCACCCGCCGATTGTATAAAAACTGGCGGGAAGGGTTTGCCGTCCCGCTGCTGATCGGCGTGCTGATTTTTGGCGCCGCCGCGTTAATCCCTGCAGTCAGCGCATCCGGAAGCGCGGTGATCAACACGGTGTTCATCGCCACCTATGTGTTGACAGGGCTTGTTACCATTGTGCGCTTCGCGTACATCGTACGCATGAGCGTTTTTCTCACCAGCGTATATGTGATCGGTTTAAGCGAGTTGATCACACATGGGATCTTGGGCGACAGCCTGTTCTTCTTTTTAGCCCTGATTATATTTTCAACAATCCTGTTCTCGCCGCGCGCCGGTATCCTGATGATCGCGGCCAACATTCTCACATTTATTTTATTTGGCTGGCTGATATTGGGCGGGCAGGTCATGCCACTCAATCCAAACGCGCCGCCCGCCAGGGTCGAAGACTGGCTTAGCGCGAGCGCCGCAATCATCATGTTTGGGGCGGTGATCATCCTTGGCTTTCAACGCCTCGAAAAGGAATTCCTGGAAGCTCAAACACAAATTGATACAACTTTGAATACGCTGACGGAGGAACGCAATAACCTTGAAACCAAGGTGCTTGAACGCACGGACCAGCTTCGCAAGGTCAATGAGGTTGGGCGGGCTCTTGCCGCCATCCTCGACCCGAATGAATTGCTGCCGCGCGCCGCACGTCTGATCGAATCTGAGTTCGAGTGCTATTACACGGCATTCTTTTTTCTCGATGGTACGGGTCAATGGGCCGAACTCAAGGAAGCCAGCGGGGAAGCCGGCAAGGTATTGCGTGAAAATAAACACCACCTGGATGTAAATGGGAAAAGCATGGTTGCAAAAGCGATTCGCACAAAAAGGGGCCAGATTGCCCTCGAGAGCGACACCGAGCAGATGCGGCTCGACAACCCGCTACTGCCATATACCCGATCCCAAATTGCGCTTCCCCTGGTCCTGGGCGACAAAGTACGGGGTGTGCTGGAAATGCACTCAACGCGCGAGAACGCATTTGCGCCGCAGGATGTGGATGCATATCAAAACCTTGCAAATGAAATAGCCATTGCGCTGGAAAATTCACGTCTTTTCCAGGAAGCCCAGCAAAGCCTCCTCGAAATGCGCGCAACGCAACGACAATATCTACAAAGTGCATGGCAGTCGCTTTCATCAGAAAACCCCAATATGGAATATGCGCTCGGGGATCTGGATCCCATTAATGACCAGGAAATCGAATTTCCGCTTTCCTTGAGGGACCAGATTATTGGGCAGATCCACCTGGCGAATACGTCCGAGTGGACGGCTGAACAGAAAAACCTGATCGAAACCATTGCGACGCAAGCCACACTGGCGCTGGAAAACGCACGCCTAGTGGAGGAAAGTCAATTTGTTGCTGCGCGGGAAAGAATAGCCAACGAGATCATCGCGAAGATCTGGTCTTCCACCAGCACGGACAACATCCTCCAAACCGCAGTACGTGAACTGGGACGCACGCTCGAAGCCGCGGAAGTGGAAATTGAAGTTTCCATGGGTGATGAAAATGAATAA
- a CDS encoding GAF domain-containing protein, with protein sequence MATNPTTPVPDTNQRSQVDIQELERLYRSGRLIAEADGESEILQAGGQILKGSPHPIILFKVENNLLSIISLSDSMQATTVIDAEKHAQYNMDEVEKYLSYEPVIATSTSNETPKVLQEILGSCGLASAAVIPIGRRNALKAILMIGARQKNLSSDSTRLYTDFAGLISTALERADAIQQIKNELHEAEALVSINELTVSAADIQSFFHSLLAKIQQIIGEYNLIVALYDEKSNSISVPFSYENGQIQSIESFPLGEGLTSILIRTRKPLMLVEDTERRAAELGAKVVGKPAKSWMGAPMLVQNNPIGALIIQDLENEHTFDETDLKFFTTLAGQVAGVLHNVHLLDESQRKAIQLETASEIARDISGSLNLDELLVKAVNFIRERFDFYHAAVFLHDLPGEFAVIREATGDAGIQMKRAGHKIGVGSKSIVGFVSGRGESLVVNDTTKDATYYANPLLPDTRAEAAIPLKVGERILGVLDVQSTKPFAFFEDNLRSLQILADQLAVAVVNTELFAETQEHLSQHRLLHHITTTAASGSTLEEALESAVNGLQVTLGGDRVTILMANRDKKVLEVKASMGYAEDITKMQVEFGSGITGWVAAHRQPLRVRDVSKDSRYIQISSNTRSELAVPLVFRNELLGVLNVESEQVDAYTENDEEMLGTLGGSLAAIIANARLLEQIRIQAERERLVYEVTSKIRRSTDIQSILMTTASEITRLTGARYTKIQVKPAKNPEEKDAP encoded by the coding sequence ATGGCAACGAATCCGACGACGCCCGTACCTGACACAAATCAAAGGAGTCAGGTTGACATCCAGGAACTTGAGCGCCTCTACCGTTCAGGCCGTCTTATCGCGGAGGCGGATGGCGAGTCTGAAATCCTGCAGGCCGGCGGGCAGATACTCAAAGGTTCGCCGCACCCCATCATCCTGTTCAAGGTCGAAAACAACCTGCTCAGCATCATCTCCCTGTCTGATTCAATGCAGGCCACAACAGTAATTGATGCGGAAAAGCACGCCCAATACAACATGGATGAGGTGGAAAAATATCTTTCATACGAACCGGTCATTGCCACATCAACCAGCAATGAAACACCGAAAGTGCTTCAAGAGATCCTGGGAAGCTGCGGACTTGCCAGCGCAGCAGTCATCCCAATAGGAAGACGAAACGCGCTGAAGGCAATCCTCATGATCGGAGCGAGGCAGAAAAACCTCTCCAGTGATTCGACCCGACTTTACACCGACTTCGCCGGCTTGATCTCAACCGCCCTTGAACGGGCAGACGCCATCCAGCAAATAAAGAACGAACTGCATGAGGCGGAGGCGCTCGTATCCATCAACGAGTTGACGGTCTCGGCAGCGGATATTCAAAGTTTCTTTCACAGCCTGCTCGCAAAGATCCAGCAAATCATCGGCGAGTACAACCTGATCGTTGCGCTGTATGACGAAAAGAGCAATTCGATCAGCGTCCCGTTCAGCTATGAAAACGGACAGATTCAATCCATTGAGTCTTTTCCCCTGGGTGAAGGGCTGACCTCCATCTTGATTCGCACGCGCAAACCATTAATGCTGGTGGAGGATACAGAACGAAGAGCTGCTGAACTCGGTGCAAAAGTGGTGGGCAAGCCCGCCAAATCATGGATGGGCGCCCCCATGCTCGTGCAAAACAACCCGATCGGCGCACTGATCATCCAAGACCTGGAAAACGAGCATACCTTTGACGAAACTGACTTGAAGTTTTTCACCACACTTGCGGGTCAGGTGGCTGGCGTGCTCCATAATGTTCACCTGCTTGACGAGAGCCAGCGCAAGGCAATCCAGCTTGAAACTGCATCAGAAATTGCCCGTGACATCAGCGGCTCCCTCAATCTAGACGAATTACTGGTCAAAGCAGTAAATTTTATCCGTGAGCGCTTCGACTTTTACCACGCTGCCGTGTTCCTGCATGATCTGCCCGGTGAATTTGCTGTAATCCGTGAGGCAACCGGTGATGCGGGCATACAAATGAAAAGGGCGGGACATAAAATCGGTGTGGGCTCAAAGTCAATTGTCGGTTTTGTGAGCGGACGCGGCGAATCGCTTGTCGTCAACGACACGACCAAGGATGCAACCTATTACGCAAATCCGCTTCTGCCAGACACACGGGCGGAGGCCGCCATCCCGTTAAAAGTCGGCGAACGCATCCTTGGGGTATTGGATGTGCAAAGCACGAAACCGTTTGCATTTTTTGAAGACAACCTGCGAAGTCTGCAAATTTTGGCGGACCAGCTGGCTGTCGCGGTTGTTAACACCGAACTGTTTGCCGAGACCCAAGAACATCTATCCCAGCACCGTCTTCTACACCATATCACCACAACCGCCGCATCCGGCTCTACGCTTGAAGAAGCATTGGAAAGCGCGGTTAATGGTTTACAGGTAACGCTCGGCGGGGACCGTGTTACGATCCTCATGGCAAACCGTGACAAAAAGGTGCTCGAGGTCAAGGCATCGATGGGGTATGCAGAAGACATTACAAAAATGCAGGTCGAATTCGGAAGCGGCATTACCGGCTGGGTCGCGGCACACAGACAACCGCTGCGGGTGAGGGACGTGAGCAAAGATTCCCGCTATATCCAGATCAGCTCAAATACGCGTTCCGAATTGGCAGTCCCGCTTGTTTTTCGCAACGAGCTGCTTGGAGTACTTAACGTCGAAAGCGAGCAGGTGGATGCGTACACAGAAAATGACGAGGAAATGCTCGGCACGCTCGGCGGAAGCCTTGCCGCCATTATTGCAAACGCGCGCCTCCTGGAGCAAATCCGTATACAGGCGGAACGGGAAAGACTGGTGTACGAAGTGACCAGCAAAATCCGCAGGTCAACCGATATACAATCCATTTTGATGACCACGGCAAGCGAGATAACCAGGCTGACCGGCGCCCGCTACACAAAGATACAGGTCAAACCTGCAAAAAACCCTGAAGAGAAAGATGCGCCCTAA
- a CDS encoding response regulator: MTDQKQTPAVSDTQPIRKANIPKDAAVLVVEDNVSNFVLIARMLGYLGVHCEWKTSGYEVVEYADTLPRLDLILMDIRLPYEDGYGALKKIRASERFKSVPIIAVTAEASQEQMKKAQESGFDGFLGKPLDPDRFPDQIRRILSGEPVWELN; encoded by the coding sequence ATGACTGACCAAAAGCAAACACCCGCTGTTTCTGACACACAGCCAATTCGAAAAGCGAATATTCCCAAGGATGCGGCTGTTTTGGTGGTTGAAGACAACGTGTCTAATTTTGTGTTGATTGCGCGAATGCTTGGGTATCTGGGTGTGCATTGCGAGTGGAAGACATCCGGATATGAGGTCGTGGAATATGCAGACACCCTGCCGCGCCTTGACCTGATCCTGATGGATATCCGTCTTCCCTACGAGGACGGGTATGGGGCATTAAAAAAAATCCGTGCCTCCGAGAGATTCAAATCCGTGCCGATTATTGCCGTGACTGCGGAAGCCAGCCAGGAACAAATGAAGAAAGCCCAGGAATCCGGCTTTGACGGCTTTTTGGGAAAGCCCCTTGATCCGGATCGTTTCCCGGACCAGATACGCCGCATCTTAAGCGGAGAGCCTGTTTGGGAGTTAAATTAA
- a CDS encoding response regulator has protein sequence MIDSEKGTVLYVEDNPDNRSLIRRVLNAEGYSVIEAPNAGLAIERLEESRVDLILMDINMPDMDGYTLTSKIKAVQRFSKIPIIAVTANVMRGDREKSLEAGCDGYIQKPIDIDTLAQQIERFITRSTDD, from the coding sequence ATGATAGATTCTGAAAAAGGAACCGTACTGTATGTGGAGGACAACCCGGATAACAGGAGCCTGATCCGCAGGGTTTTAAATGCGGAAGGGTATTCCGTGATCGAGGCCCCCAACGCAGGACTAGCCATTGAGAGGCTCGAGGAAAGCCGGGTTGACCTGATCCTGATGGACATCAACATGCCGGATATGGACGGCTATACTTTAACCTCCAAAATTAAGGCCGTGCAAAGGTTTTCAAAAATCCCAATTATTGCGGTTACTGCAAATGTAATGCGCGGAGATCGCGAAAAATCGCTGGAAGCTGGCTGTGACGGCTATATCCAAAAGCCGATTGATATCGACACGCTTGCCCAGCAGATCGAGCGATTCATTACAAGGAGTACAGATGACTGA
- a CDS encoding polyprenyl synthetase family protein translates to MTSTLQQSMLEAVEEELKRQIARLDQPRTQPFHEMLAYHMGWSGDGAGSFVTGKRIRPLLTLLATAASLSTQDGKKKHSPEWLHAVTAAAAIELIHNFSLVHDDIQDNSELRRGRKTVWVKWGAPMAINVGDGLFVIANQAILDLKQNYPAEIVVKAAGILNDNCLELTRGQYLDMSYEERTDLNMEDYWPMIGGKTSALLSACTHIGAILGYANDGKQDAYRLFGYHLGLAFQVQDDILGIWGDEAVTGKSAASDLVEGKNSLPVLFGLEKNGAFAERWRQGPVTADEVGRVSAMLEQEGGREFAEKISEAETKKALSYLHQADPCGEAGKTLLELAHMLLRRKQ, encoded by the coding sequence ATGACCTCAACCCTACAACAATCCATGCTTGAAGCCGTTGAAGAAGAATTAAAACGCCAGATCGCAAGGCTCGACCAGCCGCGCACCCAACCCTTCCACGAAATGCTTGCCTACCACATGGGCTGGAGCGGGGACGGCGCGGGTTCGTTTGTAACCGGGAAGCGAATTCGTCCCTTGTTAACGCTGCTAGCAACTGCAGCATCGTTAAGTACACAAGATGGGAAAAAGAAGCACAGCCCAGAATGGCTACACGCAGTAACCGCAGCGGCGGCAATTGAGCTGATCCATAATTTCTCCCTTGTCCATGACGATATTCAAGATAACTCGGAGCTGCGCAGAGGTAGAAAAACGGTCTGGGTGAAATGGGGCGCGCCCATGGCGATTAACGTTGGAGATGGTTTGTTTGTCATTGCCAATCAAGCCATCCTGGATTTGAAACAAAATTATCCTGCTGAAATTGTTGTCAAAGCCGCAGGAATTTTAAATGACAACTGCCTCGAATTGACGCGCGGCCAGTATTTGGATATGTCCTACGAGGAACGCACAGACCTCAATATGGAAGATTATTGGCCCATGATCGGCGGAAAAACCTCTGCCCTGCTTTCCGCTTGCACCCATATTGGTGCCATCCTAGGCTACGCGAATGATGGCAAACAAGACGCCTATCGCCTTTTCGGATATCATCTTGGGCTTGCATTTCAGGTGCAGGATGACATCCTTGGTATTTGGGGCGACGAGGCGGTTACAGGCAAATCCGCCGCAAGCGATCTGGTGGAAGGAAAGAATTCATTGCCGGTGCTTTTCGGGCTTGAGAAAAATGGGGCGTTCGCGGAGCGCTGGAGACAGGGTCCTGTTACGGCGGATGAGGTTGGCAGGGTGTCCGCCATGCTTGAGCAGGAAGGCGGAAGGGAGTTTGCCGAGAAAATATCTGAGGCAGAGACCAAAAAGGCGTTGAGCTATTTGCATCAGGCAGATCCATGCGGCGAGGCGGGCAAGACACTGCTCGAGCTGGCGCATATGCTCCTTCGCCGCAAGCAGTGA
- a CDS encoding HAD family phosphatase encodes MTSPITAIIFDFGNVLVKWDVHNLYKRFFPDLETVDSFLEEIRFTDWNACQDAGRPFDEGVAELTGRFPQYTELIQAYDTCWEESITEAVDETIGIAQSLKDAGWSLYLLSNFSAEKFILMKDRYNFLGIFDDLIISGEHKLVKPDPAIYELTLKRINRKARECLFIDDSLPNINTARSLGFHVIQYRFPEQLRADLGKLSIHGK; translated from the coding sequence ATGACCTCCCCGATCACCGCCATCATCTTCGACTTCGGAAATGTCCTTGTCAAATGGGACGTCCACAATCTATATAAACGCTTCTTTCCTGACCTCGAGACTGTTGACTCTTTCCTCGAGGAGATACGCTTTACGGACTGGAATGCCTGCCAGGATGCAGGCCGCCCCTTCGATGAGGGGGTCGCCGAGCTCACGGGGCGATTTCCACAATATACCGAACTCATCCAGGCCTATGACACCTGCTGGGAGGAAAGCATCACCGAAGCCGTTGATGAAACGATCGGGATCGCGCAATCGCTCAAAGATGCGGGATGGAGCCTGTATTTATTAAGTAATTTTTCAGCGGAAAAATTCATCCTTATGAAAGACCGTTACAACTTCCTGGGCATCTTTGACGATTTGATCATTTCCGGTGAGCATAAACTGGTCAAACCGGACCCGGCCATTTATGAACTCACATTAAAACGAATTAACCGTAAGGCACGGGAATGTCTTTTCATTGACGACTCGCTTCCAAACATCAACACCGCACGCAGTCTGGGATTTCATGTCATTCAATACCGATTTCCCGAACAGCTGCGGGCAGACCTCGGGAAATTATCCATACACGGGAAATAG
- a CDS encoding cytidine/deoxycytidylate deaminase family protein, whose amino-acid sequence MRPDWDSYFMKIAYAVSERSTCDRALVGCVLVLEKRILTTGFNGSPAGQEHCDEIGHLMVDGHCVRTIHAETNAIIQAALHGVSTKGATCYVTHLPCINCTKALINAGIARIVYSTAYRTDENAMSFIKAAHIEVMQGRFSPAP is encoded by the coding sequence ATGCGCCCCGATTGGGACTCGTATTTCATGAAAATCGCCTATGCCGTCTCTGAAAGAAGCACCTGTGACCGCGCTCTTGTCGGCTGTGTGCTCGTACTGGAAAAGCGCATCCTGACCACAGGCTTCAACGGCTCCCCCGCAGGGCAGGAGCATTGTGACGAGATCGGCCACCTCATGGTGGACGGTCACTGCGTGCGGACCATTCATGCCGAAACCAACGCCATCATCCAGGCCGCCTTGCACGGTGTTTCCACCAAGGGCGCAACGTGCTATGTGACGCATTTGCCTTGCATCAACTGCACAAAAGCCCTCATCAATGCGGGCATCGCCCGCATTGTTTACAGCACCGCATATCGGACTGACGAAAACGCAATGAGCTTCATCAAAGCCGCCCACATCGAAGTCATGCAGGGGAGGTTTTCACCCGCCCCGTGA
- a CDS encoding 3-oxoacyl-[acyl-carrier-protein] synthase III C-terminal domain-containing protein, whose protein sequence is MLNTKAAASLSFYERDGVEKVNIPIAGGIPVGVESVFSNELGIGGAYGSWGTSFSNSELPSFVEHRLGRSLGDEDILNLSELGFDYRQHIPDLDEAQHLELELEVGSHLLRKALRVCGWEASEVDGVLIGMSGPVSGDYVAEISRMAGIPETTLKVSVHKACDGSMGALHLSLNPELSKPGGLNIAEHLRGKKVLVGGIEGLSRFTCGAKDKNALQLFGNGMGVIGVVPGGNMKFLVGRSYENYDDEGLLAVRMYYPHSRSQVADGSLVDVIQEDAAHIRIAGLMNEPKDGASIEMAGLMGMVKLFVRTGVQVVEDVYRDYQVLMEKLGQSGRSISMGIVHHANYKINALKAKHLSKLGIEFPMPWLLSDFGNVSAASNIIAFLRQLPEIKAGDHILFDGFGAGTYYDVMAVSMG, encoded by the coding sequence ATGTTAAACACGAAAGCAGCCGCTTCTTTGTCCTTTTATGAAAGGGACGGGGTCGAAAAAGTGAATATCCCGATTGCCGGCGGAATACCGGTTGGGGTCGAGAGCGTTTTCAGCAATGAACTTGGCATTGGCGGCGCATATGGTTCCTGGGGCACTAGTTTCAGCAATTCCGAATTGCCTTCCTTTGTGGAACACCGCCTGGGCAGGTCCCTGGGTGATGAGGATATCTTGAATCTGTCTGAGTTGGGGTTTGATTACCGGCAGCACATCCCGGACCTGGACGAAGCCCAGCACCTGGAGTTGGAATTGGAGGTCGGTTCACACCTGCTTCGAAAGGCTCTACGGGTTTGCGGGTGGGAGGCATCGGAAGTGGATGGCGTGTTGATCGGGATGAGCGGGCCGGTTTCCGGTGATTATGTCGCGGAAATTTCACGCATGGCAGGCATTCCCGAAACAACGCTGAAGGTCAGCGTGCACAAGGCCTGCGATGGGTCGATGGGCGCCCTGCATTTGTCCCTCAACCCGGAACTTTCGAAACCGGGGGGCTTGAATATTGCGGAACATTTGCGCGGGAAGAAGGTGCTGGTCGGCGGGATTGAAGGTTTGAGCCGTTTTACCTGCGGCGCGAAGGATAAGAATGCCCTGCAGTTGTTTGGCAACGGCATGGGGGTGATCGGGGTGGTGCCGGGCGGCAACATGAAGTTCCTGGTCGGCAGGAGTTACGAAAATTATGATGATGAAGGTTTGCTGGCCGTGCGGATGTATTATCCCCATTCACGCTCACAGGTTGCAGACGGTTCGCTTGTGGATGTGATCCAGGAAGATGCCGCCCACATCCGTATTGCCGGACTGATGAATGAGCCAAAGGACGGTGCTTCCATTGAAATGGCTGGCTTGATGGGCATGGTCAAATTGTTCGTACGGACCGGAGTGCAGGTGGTGGAGGATGTGTACAGGGATTACCAGGTTCTCATGGAAAAACTTGGGCAATCGGGCAGGTCCATCAGCATGGGGATCGTCCACCATGCCAACTATAAGATCAATGCGTTAAAGGCAAAACACCTTTCGAAGCTGGGGATCGAATTTCCCATGCCCTGGTTGTTGAGCGATTTTGGGAATGTCAGCGCGGCTTCGAATATTATCGCCTTTCTGCGTCAGTTGCCGGAGATCAAGGCGGGAGATCACATCCTTTTTGATGGCTTCGGCGCGGGCACCTACTATGACGTCATGGCAGTTTCAATGGGATAG
- the glmS gene encoding glutamine--fructose-6-phosphate transaminase (isomerizing) — protein sequence MCGIVGYVGARDATPIILNGLKRLEYRGYDSAGVAVVNGSQIEVRRDAGKLSQLIDLVAKSPLKGAPGIGHTRWATHGAPSARNAHPHVGNSGKVVVVHNGIVENFLELKDELISEGVTFQSETDTETIVHIAEHHQASGITFEEAARRTFQQIEGANVVLLMSVDEPDKIVTARIGNAGGVVIGLGEHENFIASDIPAILEHTRKVIFLESRQMAVVTRESVRIETLDGQAVVPEVHTIAWDAVAAEKGEYRHFMQKEIHEQVRALTDTLAGRVDFQEGRIRLPELNLTAALAKRIQRIYITACGTAAYAGMVGKYMIEKIARIPVEVVIGSEFRYSDPIVDENTVVLAISQSGETADTLAAMEEGRRKGGIIWSIVNAIGSQAMRVSDGYIAMQTGPEIGVASTKAFTAPLVDQYMLAILLADLRGTIDEKTRRELVADLRLVPDLAGRVLDTEADIEKVAYALKDIRGCLYLGRGINMPIAYEGALKLKEISYIHAEGYPAGEMKHGPIALIDEEMPVLCLAPKDPWHEKMISQIQQAKARGGMVIAVATEGDELVEGMADHVLWVPQAPWMLSPVITVLPLQLLAYHIAAIRGLDVDQPRNLAKSVTVE from the coding sequence ATGTGTGGAATCGTCGGATATGTCGGCGCGCGCGATGCGACGCCGATCATACTCAACGGCTTGAAACGACTTGAATACCGCGGCTACGACTCAGCCGGGGTCGCCGTGGTTAACGGCAGCCAGATCGAGGTCCGCAGGGATGCGGGCAAGCTGTCGCAATTGATCGACCTGGTGGCAAAATCCCCTCTCAAGGGCGCACCGGGCATCGGGCATACACGCTGGGCGACCCACGGCGCACCATCCGCGCGCAATGCCCATCCGCATGTCGGCAATTCGGGAAAGGTCGTTGTGGTTCATAACGGCATCGTGGAAAACTTTCTTGAGCTGAAGGATGAACTGATCAGTGAAGGGGTCACCTTTCAATCGGAAACCGACACCGAAACCATCGTCCACATCGCGGAGCACCACCAGGCATCGGGTATCACGTTTGAAGAAGCTGCGCGGCGCACATTTCAACAGATCGAGGGGGCAAACGTCGTCCTGCTCATGTCGGTGGACGAGCCGGACAAGATCGTGACCGCGCGCATCGGCAACGCCGGCGGCGTCGTCATCGGACTGGGCGAACATGAAAACTTCATCGCCTCCGATATCCCCGCCATTTTGGAGCACACCCGGAAGGTGATCTTTCTGGAATCGCGGCAAATGGCTGTGGTCACCCGCGAGAGTGTGCGCATTGAAACGCTGGACGGGCAGGCAGTGGTCCCTGAGGTCCACACGATCGCCTGGGACGCGGTTGCCGCTGAAAAGGGCGAGTACCGCCACTTCATGCAGAAGGAAATCCACGAACAGGTGCGCGCATTAACCGATACCCTGGCGGGGCGCGTGGACTTTCAGGAGGGGCGCATCCGCCTGCCCGAACTGAACCTGACAGCGGCACTGGCAAAACGCATTCAACGAATCTACATCACTGCCTGCGGGACAGCTGCATATGCCGGCATGGTGGGCAAATATATGATCGAGAAGATCGCGCGCATCCCGGTGGAGGTTGTCATTGGTTCTGAATTCCGTTACAGCGACCCCATCGTGGACGAAAATACGGTTGTGCTTGCCATATCACAGTCCGGCGAAACAGCCGACACGCTCGCCGCAATGGAGGAGGGCCGACGCAAGGGCGGAATTATCTGGAGTATCGTCAACGCCATTGGCTCGCAAGCCATGCGCGTTTCGGACGGCTATATTGCCATGCAAACAGGACCGGAGATCGGAGTGGCATCCACCAAGGCGTTCACGGCACCTCTGGTGGACCAATACATGCTTGCCATCCTGCTGGCAGACCTGCGCGGTACGATCGATGAAAAGACCCGCAGGGAATTGGTCGCCGACCTGCGCCTCGTCCCCGACCTGGCCGGGCGCGTGCTGGATACGGAAGCAGATATAGAAAAAGTTGCCTATGCGCTCAAGGATATTCGCGGCTGTCTCTACCTCGGGCGCGGCATCAACATGCCGATCGCCTATGAAGGCGCGCTGAAACTCAAGGAAATTTCCTATATCCACGCAGAGGGCTATCCCGCCGGCGAGATGAAACATGGTCCCATTGCATTGATCGACGAGGAAATGCCGGTGCTCTGCCTCGCCCCGAAGGATCCCTGGCACGAAAAAATGATCTCGCAGATCCAGCAGGCGAAGGCCCGCGGCGGCATGGTGATTGCTGTGGCGACCGAAGGGGATGAACTGGTCGAAGGAATGGCAGACCATGTGCTTTGGGTCCCGCAGGCACCGTGGATGCTCTCCCCGGTCATTACCGTCCTGCCCCTGCAGTTGCTTGCCTATCATATTGCCGCCATCCGCGGGTTGGATGTCGACCAGCCGCGAAATCTAGCAAAATCCGTGACTGTCGAATAA